In Miniphocaeibacter halophilus, the following proteins share a genomic window:
- a CDS encoding helix-turn-helix domain-containing protein produces the protein MYINYKGLWKLLIDKDMKKSDLRVLTKMSTSTLSKLTKDEYVSMDVLVRICRVLKCQLSDICEVEV, from the coding sequence ATGTACATAAATTATAAAGGATTATGGAAGTTACTAATAGATAAGGATATGAAAAAATCTGACTTAAGAGTGTTAACTAAAATGAGCACAAGTACTTTGTCGAAACTCACCAAGGATGAATATGTTTCCATGGATGTATTAGTTAGGATCTGTCGTGTACTAAAATGTCAATTAAGCGATATTTGTGAAGTGGAGGTTTAA
- a CDS encoding DUF1819 family protein — MARKYSAGIVSKGFWFIEFKKYINLLNEGYSPQEIRKKQEKENFLAAPSKDYAIKILGEMKRRTTALPKKILEYFQNTDISTQKIINLLGVLLTDQLLFEFIYTKYREEIQLGTKEYNPSIVRIFLREMQNRNEEVAKFSDNSIKRMTGAYGTYLKEAGLLENIDGKTYYKNIFLDLELERLMKEEGLNSYIKAIKGEY; from the coding sequence ATGGCTAGAAAATATAGTGCAGGAATTGTAAGTAAAGGGTTTTGGTTTATAGAATTTAAAAAATACATAAATTTATTAAATGAAGGTTATTCTCCACAAGAAATTAGAAAAAAACAAGAAAAGGAAAATTTTTTAGCAGCTCCATCTAAGGATTATGCCATTAAAATTTTAGGTGAGATGAAAAGAAGAACCACGGCTTTACCTAAAAAAATATTGGAATATTTTCAAAACACAGATATTTCCACACAAAAAATAATTAACCTCCTAGGGGTTTTACTTACAGACCAATTACTATTTGAATTTATATATACAAAGTATAGAGAGGAAATTCAACTAGGAACAAAGGAATACAATCCTTCAATTGTAAGAATATTTTTAAGAGAAATGCAAAACAGAAATGAAGAAGTTGCAAAATTTTCGGATAATTCTATAAAGAGAATGACAGGTGCTTATGGGACCTATTTAAAAGAAGCTGGACTTTTGGAAAATATTGATGGGAAAACATATTATAAAAATATTTTTCTAGATTTAGAACTGGAAAGGCTAATGAAAGAAGAGGGATTAAATTCCTATATTAAAGCTATAAAAGGTGAATACTAA
- a CDS encoding DUF1788 domain-containing protein: MNIYEKLDKIEPAITKSDFLENKGLGNEVGYFIFDYEPEYEIIVREYVEGLIEKQSYSFKIVEYDLYEILIDHLKEKKYIKKCKEIEEKKGMKQLVKAITSLLRMGSGNDLFTRTIKENTPDSAVVFITGIGKIFPFVRSHKILNNLHLNFYKSPVVMFYPGKYDGQSLSLFGEFKDDNYYRAFPLIK; the protein is encoded by the coding sequence ATGAATATTTATGAAAAACTAGATAAAATTGAACCAGCAATTACAAAGAGTGATTTTTTAGAAAACAAGGGTTTGGGAAATGAGGTTGGTTATTTTATATTTGATTATGAACCAGAATATGAAATTATAGTAAGGGAATATGTAGAAGGCTTAATTGAAAAACAGTCATATTCCTTTAAAATAGTAGAATATGATTTATACGAAATTTTAATAGATCATTTAAAAGAAAAAAAATATATTAAAAAGTGTAAGGAAATTGAAGAAAAAAAAGGTATGAAACAGCTTGTTAAAGCTATAACTTCCCTACTAAGAATGGGTAGCGGCAATGATTTATTCACAAGGACAATAAAAGAAAATACTCCAGATAGCGCAGTAGTATTTATAACAGGCATAGGCAAAATATTTCCTTTCGTAAGAAGTCATAAAATACTTAATAATTTACATTTAAACTTTTACAAATCTCCAGTAGTAATGTTTTATCCAGGAAAATATGATGGACAAAGTTTAAGTCTTTTTGGAGAATTTAAAGACGATAATTATTATAGGGCATTTCCCCTAATAAAATAA
- the brxC gene encoding BREX system P-loop protein BrxC — translation MLIKDMFTKDINRDIQGVIKVGQDNVENIKQELEEYVVTDELQKHFRDFFTAYVKGINGYTDKMGVWISGFFGSGKSHLLKILSYLISNKEIEYEGEKKKAIDIFLDDNKINDPMVVANMKLASQISTDSILFNIDSRSDTGTTGKEAILSVFLKVFNEMQGYSETDPYVADLERWLEKNGKYDSFKAEFEKITGDRWKDKRYELDFLSGELVEALVNSNSMTEESAEGWYEKITSKEYSISISEFAELVNKYIEEKGNNHHVVFFVDEVGQYIGDNRELMLNLQTVVEDLGTACKGKAWVVVTSQEAIDQITVIKGDDFSKIQGRFDTRINLTSADVSEVIEKRILEKNDTAKDTLSILYKQKQSVLDNLIIFNDSVEKKKYENVDDFVRVYPFIPYQFNLLSNVLTAIRQFGASGKHLSEGERSMLAMFKESAQKVQNEEDGVLVSFDKFYNALSQFLDSSHARVVSQASRNKAINPEGEENCFNVNVLKTLFMVKYVKEITATVDNITTLMASNIDEDRLALKEKVQDALNILKSQTLIQQNGDIYIFLTDEEQEVERLITKIDVRSTEISKSIGKDIFDDIYINDKYIYPEFGGRYTFSFNKEVDEIPIGNQLGEIFVKIITPSSEYSGAKDTIKLLSSNERAVYVELPSDESFLKEKKQVLQIESFLVSNELRNFPKSDEIKGLKSSELKEYRERSKRALEDALKNATYYVEGEEVPTNSMDFKSSLTKAIGTLVKYTYNKLDYITATKDISHIRALLNKKPQMNLDEEIKENELALRDLEEFISLQTLGNAKVSIRDIKNKFSKAPYGFVDYDISWLIAKLFMDGKLEFTVSGNSINLLNTDKEVILDYITKKKFEDKVLLSLKKEIDPKKKKNLKDLYKLIFNMDMRTDESDGMTKNFKDESSRKLKEIERLYNSYFSNKDINIKYPGKEILKSGEKLFNYLVNIKNSEEFFDYIYKNRDEFEDFVEDFEPVQSFFGTSYEKSNQIDIWKKAFQTMNIYEDSKNFVNNSEIEEVVGEINHILKMDMPFNKIKDLPDLRMKFLNLYAPILEETLNPVLEQIKEYETRVSEKTAEYNLNEEFENKHIKRFKQLVEKAESYDNLKDVYSVEAEANTIFESALKNADIEYEKELEKERIRREKERQRGEEEGQEVGNDENIEKSKLKKQKTILFRNINPTRTWKIEKEEDLDNYLQELKNKIKSQIQDEDIINIEF, via the coding sequence ATGTTAATAAAAGATATGTTTACTAAGGATATTAATAGGGATATTCAAGGTGTTATTAAAGTTGGACAGGACAATGTTGAAAATATAAAACAGGAATTAGAAGAATATGTAGTAACAGATGAATTACAAAAACATTTTAGAGATTTTTTTACTGCCTATGTTAAAGGAATAAATGGCTACACAGATAAAATGGGTGTATGGATATCAGGGTTTTTTGGCAGTGGTAAGTCACATCTTTTAAAAATACTTTCCTATTTAATTTCAAACAAGGAAATAGAATATGAAGGAGAAAAGAAAAAAGCGATAGATATATTTTTAGATGATAATAAAATCAACGATCCTATGGTTGTTGCAAATATGAAACTAGCTAGTCAAATTTCCACTGACTCCATCTTATTTAATATAGACTCGAGATCCGACACTGGAACTACCGGTAAAGAAGCAATACTTTCAGTATTTTTAAAAGTATTTAATGAAATGCAAGGCTATAGTGAAACAGATCCCTATGTAGCAGACCTAGAAAGATGGTTGGAAAAAAATGGAAAATATGATTCTTTCAAAGCTGAATTTGAAAAAATTACAGGAGATAGGTGGAAGGACAAAAGATATGAACTGGACTTTTTAAGTGGTGAACTAGTTGAAGCCTTAGTAAACTCCAATTCCATGACAGAAGAGTCAGCAGAAGGCTGGTATGAGAAAATAACTTCCAAAGAATATAGTATTTCCATAAGTGAATTTGCAGAATTAGTTAATAAATATATAGAGGAAAAAGGCAATAACCATCATGTAGTTTTCTTTGTAGATGAAGTTGGTCAATATATTGGAGATAATAGGGAGTTAATGTTAAATCTCCAAACAGTAGTAGAGGATTTAGGAACAGCCTGTAAAGGAAAAGCTTGGGTGGTAGTAACTAGTCAAGAAGCTATTGATCAAATTACAGTAATAAAAGGAGACGACTTTTCTAAAATACAAGGTCGTTTTGACACAAGAATAAACCTAACATCAGCTGATGTTTCAGAAGTAATAGAAAAGAGAATCCTAGAAAAAAATGACACTGCTAAAGATACTTTAAGTATTTTATACAAGCAAAAACAATCGGTTTTAGACAACTTAATAATATTTAATGATTCTGTAGAAAAGAAAAAATACGAAAATGTAGATGATTTTGTAAGGGTCTACCCTTTTATACCCTACCAATTTAATTTACTTTCAAATGTTTTAACTGCCATAAGACAATTTGGAGCAAGTGGAAAACATCTTTCAGAAGGTGAACGTTCAATGCTTGCTATGTTTAAGGAAAGTGCTCAAAAGGTTCAAAATGAAGAAGATGGAGTTTTAGTGTCCTTTGATAAATTCTATAATGCCCTTTCTCAATTTCTAGACTCTTCCCATGCTAGGGTAGTAAGTCAAGCAAGTAGGAACAAAGCTATAAATCCTGAAGGAGAAGAAAATTGTTTTAATGTAAATGTATTAAAAACACTCTTCATGGTTAAATATGTAAAGGAAATTACAGCAACAGTGGACAATATTACAACACTAATGGCATCTAATATAGATGAAGACCGCTTAGCTTTAAAAGAAAAAGTTCAGGATGCCTTAAATATATTAAAAAGCCAAACTCTTATTCAACAAAATGGAGATATTTATATTTTCCTAACAGACGAGGAACAGGAAGTAGAACGTTTAATAACAAAGATTGATGTAAGATCAACGGAGATTTCAAAAAGTATAGGTAAGGATATTTTTGACGATATCTATATAAACGACAAATATATATATCCTGAATTTGGAGGCAGATACACATTTTCCTTTAACAAAGAAGTAGATGAAATACCTATAGGAAATCAATTAGGGGAAATATTCGTAAAAATAATAACACCAAGTTCAGAATATAGTGGTGCAAAAGATACTATAAAACTTTTAAGTAGCAATGAAAGAGCAGTGTATGTGGAATTACCATCAGATGAAAGCTTTTTAAAAGAGAAAAAACAAGTGCTACAGATAGAAAGTTTTTTAGTTTCCAATGAATTAAGGAATTTTCCAAAATCCGACGAAATAAAAGGTCTAAAAAGTTCTGAATTAAAAGAGTACCGAGAAAGAAGTAAAAGAGCCTTAGAGGATGCTTTAAAAAATGCTACTTACTATGTAGAAGGGGAAGAAGTTCCTACAAATAGTATGGATTTTAAATCCTCCCTAACAAAAGCTATTGGGACCCTTGTAAAATACACCTACAATAAATTAGATTATATTACTGCTACAAAGGATATATCTCACATTAGGGCTTTACTAAATAAAAAACCTCAAATGAATTTAGATGAAGAAATAAAAGAAAACGAATTAGCTTTGAGGGATTTAGAAGAATTTATTTCATTACAAACTTTAGGAAATGCTAAGGTTTCCATTAGGGATATAAAAAACAAATTTTCCAAAGCCCCTTATGGTTTTGTAGATTATGACATAAGCTGGCTTATAGCTAAATTATTTATGGATGGAAAATTAGAATTTACCGTTAGTGGAAATTCAATAAATCTACTAAATACAGACAAAGAAGTAATATTGGACTATATTACAAAGAAAAAATTTGAAGACAAGGTTCTCTTAAGTTTAAAAAAGGAAATAGATCCTAAAAAGAAGAAGAATTTAAAAGACCTTTACAAATTAATCTTTAATATGGATATGAGAACCGACGAGTCAGATGGTATGACTAAAAATTTCAAAGATGAATCCTCAAGAAAATTAAAGGAAATTGAAAGATTATATAACTCATATTTCTCCAATAAAGATATAAATATAAAATATCCTGGAAAAGAAATACTTAAATCGGGAGAAAAATTATTTAATTATCTTGTAAATATTAAAAATTCAGAAGAGTTTTTTGACTATATCTACAAAAATAGGGATGAATTTGAAGATTTTGTAGAAGACTTTGAACCAGTACAGTCATTCTTTGGAACAAGCTATGAAAAAAGTAATCAAATAGATATTTGGAAAAAAGCCTTTCAAACCATGAATATTTATGAAGATTCTAAAAACTTTGTAAATAATTCCGAAATTGAAGAAGTAGTAGGAGAAATAAATCATATTCTGAAAATGGATATGCCCTTTAATAAAATAAAGGATTTACCGGACTTAAGAATGAAATTTTTAAATCTCTATGCTCCTATATTAGAGGAAACCTTAAATCCTGTTTTAGAACAAATTAAGGAATATGAAACAAGAGTTAGTGAAAAAACAGCAGAATATAATTTAAATGAAGAATTTGAAAATAAACATATTAAAAGATTTAAGCAACTAGTGGAAAAGGCTGAAAGCTATGACAATTTAAAGGATGTATATTCTGTAGAGGCTGAAGCAAATACAATATTTGAATCAGCATTAAAAAATGCCGATATTGAATATGAAAAAGAGCTAGAGAAAGAACGAATAAGAAGAGAGAAAGAAAGACAAAGAGGAGAAGAAGAGGGACAAGAAGTAGGTAATGATGAAAATATTGAAAAGTCTAAGTTAAAGAAACAAAAAACAATACTTTTCAGAAATATAAATCCAACCCGTACTTGGAAAATTGAAAAAGAAGAGGACTTAGATAATTACTTACAGGAATTAAAGAATAAAATAAAATCCCAAATACAAGATGAAGATATTATAAATATAGAATTTTAA
- the pglX gene encoding BREX-1 system adenine-specific DNA-methyltransferase PglX: protein MNKTALRNFATHARRKLRDDVILLASQIGVNKEGITEPEIDEPDFMSFNIGGVGNFTLKGKEVKYRKKLVERLSNAKNYEEDFEQLVEETAYTWFNRLIAIRFMEVNEYLPERVRVLSSASKDDHIPEILTNILDLDIFENLTDQEKEYVIDLKKSATKESDEELFSFLFFKVTEKLKNYLPYLFEKTDDYLELLFKPSFIEETGVIYKLVNEIDEDDFNINLQEEVYKDEEPKVTGTIEIIGWLYQYYNEEYKDKVINIYKGTVKKADIPAATQLFTTDWVVKYIVDNSLGRYWIERNPNSKLQDKLEFFVTSKDNKIHYIDEKVNIEGLTFFDPCVGSGHFLIYAFNVLMEIYKEEGYIEREAAQKIVEKNLYGLDIDKRAAQLAYFSIMIKGRSFDRRFFTREIKPNIMDIKETNLIDEFECAGVTNNSEMNKIGSYLLNILKDAKEYGSLIKVENLDYEKFEEYLKECEEVEENIYNFEWKRKTLPLFKNLTRQAKILSNKYKVVATNPPYLNKFEGKLKKFITTEYKQYKGDLFSAFIFRNFEFLEENGYSGFMTPFVWMFIKTYEELRNYIINHKSITTLIQMEYSAFEEATVPICSFVLKNGKESSKGLYFRLSEFKGGMDVQKKKVLEALENKDCGYFYETSEENFTKIPGMPIAYWASENFLNIYVKGIPLGNLASPRKGNSTSDNNRFLKLWYEIEFKKIKFKSTEIILEDTLIQPWYPYNKGGGYRKWYGNNEYVIDWYNDAEEIRKIKTAVIANYQYFCKPGLTWSTVSSKLFSLRKFGNGFIFDNGGCCIFDLGTTSNSVLGLLNSNVFIYIFGELNPTLNFQSGEVAKFPILVEKMNYIGNEVDIFINLSVTISKFDWDTFETSWDFKVNPLVDFNNYLNEYYKSLAESGTLVERQEYYIKNMEDAYLQYKEFTNQQFQKLKENEEELNRIFIEIYGLEDELTPEVSDRDITIAKIFDTNKDIDQEIKGNKYVLTKKDVVKQFISYGVGCMLGRYSLDVEGLAYGGGEFDKSKYKRFIPDRDNCIPITDSKYFEDDIVTRFEEFVKVVYGEDSLEENLGFIAEALTGKGDSREVIRSYFLKDFYKDHVKTYQKRPIYWLYDSGKQNGFKALIYMHRYDEYTTGKVRTNYLHKLQKYYEDRINLIEMDILSQNSASTKKKLEDEKIKIQKQLDECRKYDEVLGHIANERITIDLDDGVKVNYEKVQKDRDGKVLKILSKI, encoded by the coding sequence ATGAATAAAACAGCTTTAAGAAATTTTGCTACCCATGCTAGAAGAAAGCTAAGAGATGATGTAATTCTCCTAGCTTCTCAAATAGGAGTAAACAAAGAGGGAATTACAGAGCCGGAAATAGATGAGCCTGACTTTATGTCCTTTAACATAGGTGGAGTAGGAAATTTCACCTTAAAAGGAAAAGAAGTAAAATACAGGAAAAAATTAGTAGAAAGACTAAGTAATGCTAAAAACTATGAAGAAGATTTTGAACAATTAGTAGAAGAAACAGCTTACACTTGGTTTAACCGGCTAATAGCTATTAGATTTATGGAGGTAAACGAATACTTACCAGAAAGAGTAAGAGTCCTTTCATCAGCAAGTAAGGACGACCATATTCCGGAAATATTAACCAATATATTGGATTTGGACATTTTTGAAAATCTTACAGACCAAGAAAAAGAATATGTAATAGATTTAAAAAAATCTGCTACAAAAGAGTCTGACGAAGAACTTTTCAGTTTTTTATTTTTTAAAGTAACAGAAAAGCTTAAGAACTACCTCCCTTATTTATTTGAAAAAACCGATGATTATTTGGAACTTTTATTTAAACCTTCCTTTATAGAAGAAACAGGGGTAATCTACAAACTAGTAAATGAAATAGATGAAGATGATTTTAATATTAATCTCCAAGAAGAAGTATATAAGGATGAAGAACCAAAAGTTACAGGAACAATAGAAATCATTGGTTGGCTATACCAGTACTATAATGAAGAATACAAGGACAAAGTTATTAATATATACAAAGGTACAGTAAAAAAAGCGGATATACCAGCTGCTACTCAATTATTTACTACAGACTGGGTTGTAAAATATATAGTAGATAATTCTTTAGGCAGATATTGGATAGAAAGAAATCCTAATAGTAAATTACAAGATAAGTTGGAGTTTTTTGTTACATCTAAAGACAATAAAATACATTATATAGATGAAAAAGTAAATATTGAAGGATTAACCTTTTTTGATCCTTGTGTAGGATCTGGTCATTTTCTTATATATGCTTTTAATGTTTTAATGGAGATTTACAAAGAGGAAGGTTATATAGAAAGGGAAGCCGCTCAAAAAATAGTAGAAAAAAACTTGTATGGACTTGATATTGATAAAAGAGCTGCTCAACTGGCATATTTTTCTATAATGATAAAGGGACGAAGTTTTGACAGAAGATTTTTTACTAGAGAAATAAAGCCTAATATTATGGATATTAAAGAAACTAATTTAATTGATGAATTTGAATGTGCTGGAGTTACTAATAATTCTGAAATGAATAAGATTGGTAGTTACTTACTTAATATTTTAAAAGATGCTAAAGAATATGGTTCTTTAATAAAAGTAGAAAATTTAGACTATGAAAAATTTGAAGAATATTTAAAAGAATGTGAAGAAGTAGAAGAAAATATTTATAATTTTGAATGGAAAAGAAAAACTTTACCCCTATTTAAAAATTTAACGAGACAAGCAAAAATACTATCCAATAAATATAAGGTTGTAGCAACAAATCCACCGTATTTAAATAAATTTGAGGGTAAATTAAAGAAATTTATAACTACAGAATATAAACAATATAAAGGTGATTTATTTTCTGCTTTTATTTTTAGGAATTTTGAGTTTTTAGAAGAAAATGGATATTCTGGTTTTATGACACCTTTTGTATGGATGTTTATAAAAACCTATGAGGAATTAAGAAACTATATAATTAACCATAAATCTATAACTACATTAATTCAAATGGAATACTCCGCCTTTGAAGAAGCAACTGTTCCTATATGTTCCTTTGTCTTGAAAAATGGAAAAGAAAGTTCAAAAGGACTCTATTTTAGACTTTCAGAGTTTAAGGGTGGAATGGATGTTCAAAAGAAAAAAGTCTTAGAAGCATTGGAGAATAAAGATTGTGGATATTTTTACGAAACATCAGAAGAAAATTTCACAAAAATTCCAGGTATGCCTATTGCTTATTGGGCTAGTGAGAACTTTTTAAATATCTATGTAAAGGGTATACCATTGGGGAATTTAGCTTCACCACGAAAAGGTAATTCTACATCAGATAATAATAGATTTTTAAAATTATGGTATGAAATTGAATTTAAAAAAATTAAATTCAAAAGTACTGAGATTATATTGGAAGATACATTGATACAACCATGGTATCCATATAATAAAGGTGGTGGATATAGGAAGTGGTACGGTAACAATGAATATGTTATTGATTGGTATAATGATGCTGAAGAAATTAGAAAAATTAAAACAGCAGTAATAGCAAATTATCAATATTTTTGTAAACCTGGACTTACATGGTCAACAGTATCCAGCAAATTATTCAGTCTTAGAAAATTTGGAAATGGTTTTATTTTTGACAATGGTGGATGTTGTATATTTGATTTAGGAACAACTTCAAATTCAGTTTTAGGATTATTAAACTCTAATGTATTTATTTATATTTTTGGAGAACTAAATCCGACATTAAATTTTCAATCAGGAGAAGTGGCAAAATTTCCTATTCTAGTTGAAAAAATGAACTATATAGGAAACGAGGTCGATATATTTATTAACTTATCCGTTACTATCTCCAAATTCGACTGGGATACTTTTGAAACCTCCTGGGATTTTAAGGTAAATCCCTTAGTTGATTTCAACAACTATTTAAATGAATATTATAAGAGCCTTGCAGAAAGTGGAACTCTAGTTGAAAGACAAGAATATTATATTAAAAACATGGAAGATGCCTATTTACAATACAAGGAATTTACCAACCAGCAATTCCAAAAATTAAAGGAAAATGAAGAGGAGTTAAATAGAATTTTCATAGAAATTTATGGTTTAGAAGATGAACTTACCCCAGAGGTTTCCGACAGGGATATTACTATAGCAAAAATATTTGACACCAACAAGGACATTGACCAGGAGATTAAGGGAAACAAATATGTTCTTACGAAAAAAGATGTAGTAAAACAGTTTATCTCCTACGGCGTAGGCTGTATGTTAGGCCGTTATTCCCTAGATGTTGAAGGCTTAGCCTATGGCGGTGGGGAATTTGACAAAAGTAAGTATAAGAGATTTATTCCAGATAGAGACAACTGTATACCTATTACAGATTCTAAATACTTTGAAGATGATATTGTTACAAGATTTGAAGAATTTGTTAAAGTGGTTTATGGAGAAGATTCCTTGGAGGAAAACTTGGGCTTTATTGCAGAAGCCTTAACTGGTAAGGGAGATAGTAGAGAGGTAATTCGCTCTTATTTCCTTAAGGATTTTTACAAGGACCATGTAAAAACATATCAAAAAAGACCTATTTACTGGCTATATGATTCAGGAAAACAAAATGGTTTTAAGGCCTTAATATATATGCACCGTTACGATGAATACACAACAGGTAAGGTTAGAACAAATTACCTTCATAAATTACAAAAATACTATGAGGACAGAATTAATTTAATAGAAATGGATATACTTAGCCAAAATAGTGCATCAACAAAGAAAAAACTAGAAGATGAAAAAATAAAGATTCAAAAACAATTAGATGAATGTAGGAAATATGATGAAGTCCTAGGTCATATTGCCAACGAAAGAATTACTATAGACCTTGATGATGGTGTTAAGGTGAATTACGAAAAAGTACAAAAAGACAGAGATGGAAAAGTTTTAAAAATTTTAAGTAAAATTTAG